Proteins encoded in a region of the Fimbriimonadia bacterium genome:
- a CDS encoding SLBB domain-containing protein encodes MRLAVMLVLGLSCLANAQVEEGTYALGAYDEISVAVARHEEYAGRFVVPESGSINFPLLGELNVLGKSISEVQRELTERASERLNNPSVYVTLVAARPKRVSVIGLVETPGVLNLLPGWRVSEAIAAAGGLTVPAEQAVCRLFRVGAEDVALDLAEVLREGADDANMLLREGDTISVMAKKTLRVYVTGAVKTPGLVEIDEGMTTVQALARAGGHLENASLSRAYITRGGGEKYQVNLYKVLVEGDVDKDVALQQNDVLTIPPIASKVAVFGEVGSPGWYPLPEERESRLSDALAQAGGVLKSGINSNIAILRASDPTAPKRVVDFHRYLKTGDETANPIVQDGDIVVVSANRRSDWDKVLNAVLTLSLVRLFSQ; translated from the coding sequence ATGAGGTTGGCAGTGATGCTAGTGTTAGGTCTGAGCTGCCTGGCTAACGCGCAGGTCGAAGAAGGCACATATGCTCTCGGCGCCTACGACGAGATCTCGGTGGCGGTCGCGCGGCACGAGGAGTATGCGGGGAGATTCGTAGTGCCCGAGTCGGGGTCGATCAACTTCCCGTTGTTGGGAGAGTTGAACGTGCTGGGCAAGAGCATCTCGGAAGTGCAGCGTGAGTTGACGGAGCGGGCATCCGAGCGCCTGAACAATCCCAGCGTATACGTAACACTGGTAGCCGCGCGGCCCAAGCGAGTGAGCGTTATCGGCTTGGTGGAGACTCCTGGCGTGCTGAACCTGCTGCCAGGGTGGCGGGTCAGCGAGGCTATCGCGGCAGCCGGAGGGCTGACGGTGCCCGCGGAGCAGGCGGTTTGCAGGTTGTTCCGGGTCGGAGCAGAGGACGTGGCGTTGGACCTGGCCGAAGTATTACGAGAGGGAGCGGATGATGCCAATATGCTCCTACGTGAGGGCGACACCATCAGCGTGATGGCGAAGAAGACCCTTCGCGTGTACGTGACAGGGGCGGTCAAAACACCCGGGCTGGTGGAGATTGACGAGGGGATGACCACGGTGCAAGCGCTGGCCCGCGCGGGCGGCCACCTGGAGAACGCATCGCTGAGCCGGGCATACATCACGCGTGGTGGCGGCGAGAAGTACCAAGTGAACCTGTACAAGGTATTAGTGGAAGGAGACGTGGACAAGGACGTCGCGCTCCAGCAGAACGACGTCCTCACCATTCCACCCATTGCATCCAAGGTAGCAGTATTCGGCGAAGTCGGCTCGCCGGGGTGGTATCCGTTGCCGGAAGAGCGGGAATCCAGGCTGTCCGACGCGCTCGCACAGGCGGGCGGCGTACTTAAGTCTGGCATCAACTCCAACATTGCAATACTGCGTGCAAGCGATCCGACTGCTCCGAAGCGTGTGGTGGACTTCCACCGCTACCTGAAGACCGGCGACGAGACGGCGAATCCAATCGTGCAAGACGGTGATATCGTGGTAGTGTCAGCGAACCGACGCAGCGACTGGGACAAGGTGCTGAACGCAGTACTCACCCTCAGCCTGGTAAGGTTGTTCTCGCAGTGA